In Asticcacaulis sp. MM231, the genomic window GACTGGGTCGGGTCGATGAAACCAAGAAGAAGCAACAAGGCCCCGCCCGTCACCGCACCGACGCTCAGGACTATCCTTGTTTTTTCAATCGACAATAGAGCCGTCCTTCCACGTTGAGATCGACCGAGCTGGTCTGATTGCGCAGATGCATACTGTCCAGAAATACTGTGGGCTGGTACTGCGCCAGGATATTCAACGCGCCCACGGCCTGCTCGTAGCCACCACTGGCTTTTAGAGTGAGCGTGTAAGCCCGCAACGGATGGATGCCATCTGTGGGCCCATCATCTGAAACATCCAGGGCCTCTATCTTGACCCCACTGTTAAGCAAAGAAGCGCTTAGGCGGTTTCTGAAAGCATCGCCCAGATCCTCAGTACAGACACTACCCAAGGGATAGGTCTGAAGATCGCCTTGTGTCTTCTCAGCGGCCTTTATAACAAGCGCCTGCCGCTCCAGAGCCGCCATGCGAGCCTTGGCATCGCTTGGTTTAGAGAGACACCACATACCGACCATCAGGATCACCATCACAGCCCCGGCGGCATAGGCGCCTATAGGGATGTCAGCGATACTAAATCCGGCAGGCTTGCGCCTTTGAAACCTTGGTTCGATCATGGCTGGCCATCCTGACCCGGGGCAACCCAAAGCCAAACGTCCTTCCGGACGGGCTTCGTCGATCTTTGCAGGGGGACGGTTGCGTCCTTCACCGGTGAATCCTTGCCTCTTGCCTCGACCGCCCAATAGCCTTTATTCCAATAGAAGGCTTCGATACGCGATGCCGGATCGCGTTTGAGGCTAAGCGTCTTAAGTTCGGACAAGGCCTGGCTCATCGATCTATGCCTCAGATCGAGCTCTTCCAAAGCGGCAGCGTCCAATCGCGCTTTCTGTATGCCAGTTGCCTCGCGCACCGCGCGCGTCATCTTGGCCTCCAGCGTGCTTAATCGATCTTCTTCCGCCGCGCGACGTTGTAAGGTGAGTGTTCCCATGGCGAGCAGGCTAATCGCCATCACTAAACCAGAGCCCAGTATCCACATCTGAGACTTGTTCTGATCTGACCTTTGCTGCGGCGACGGCATGTCGATGGCAATGCGTTGTCCCTGGATGTCCAGCTCGAATTTCAGGCCGTCGCGCATCTCAACGGCTCGCAGATAGATAGCAACAAATTTGCCTGTTTCACCAAACGCCCAGGGCTTCAGTCTACGCACGACGATGGTGATATCATCGCCCGATACCGGAGAGGTGTGCTCTGCCTCGAGCCGGGCGACGCGGGTTTGGTCCCACGGCCAAGCCGGCGGCGCGTTGACCACGCGCGTGAAGGGTTTGAAGCGCACGCGCTCCTGAATGTTCAGATCGTTCATGGCATCGCCACCTTGGAAGTGTCCGGTTCAGTCTGAGGGCTGACCTCACGGCAGTTACGCGAAATCATATCAAACTGGCAATCGCCTGCATGTTCAACCGGTAATTTAATAACGGCTAGGGTTTTCCCCTGCTGATCCCGTAGCGCCACGGCTTCAAGACGCGCTGACGGCGTTGAAGAGGATGGCTGGCCGTAAGGCCAGACGGCATGGGCGCTACCGCCACTCAGGTAAACAAATGTGCCTGTTGGTGCGCTGAGGGTACAAAGCGGGGTTGGCGCCGTTGGATCGCAGGGAAAAGCCATCTGCCTTGCATCCCCCTTAAGCTTGTCGTCGGTTATGGGTTGAAGGGGCAAAAGCCGCTTGGCGGCCTGCGCCTGAAATGAAATCAAATCCTTGTCTCTCTTCGCTTGCGTGACAACGCGCGAATTGAATTTGGCGACTATCCTGCTGGCCTGTAATGCCCCTGCCAGTGCCAGGCTGATCACAAGTAAGGCGATGAGTGCTTCGGTCAGCGTAAATCCTGAATCCTTCCGGGTCATGAAACGGGCACTTGGGAACACCAGCGCGTCCCCACCAGGTGATAGGCCCGTTGACGTTTTGGCGCTCTGACATCGACAGAAATCTCGCACATCGGCACGTCATTGACCCTTTTGGACTGGACCGTAACCTTATAGGCAAGGCCGCCCGACACGCCTTTGTAATCACCGGCGATGCGGGGTGTTGCTTCCATGAGGCCGATCATCAGGTGCTGCGCGTCCCCCATGTCTCTTGCCGTTTGAGTCTGAGAGCGAGCAATTTTGATGGTCGTGAGACACAGCGCTATCATGAGGGCAATGATGGCAGTTCCCGTCAAGGCGTCTACCAGCAAGAACCCGGCCTCGCCATCGCTAACCTTCTTACATTGCACGCTGCCCCCACCATGAAAGACCTCGCGATCATCCCTAAAAAAGTAACATATTCCTTCACAGCGAGCAACCGTGCGTAGTATGCTGCTCTCATGACATGGGGCAAAAAGACCAACAAAAGACTTCTGGCGGTGACGGTATCTATTGCCCTCCACGCCCTCCTCCTCGTTGGCCTCATTCCTTCAAGCGGTTCAACTTTAGCCAATGTGTCGACAACGGGGGAAGGTGAGTCAGAAGCCGAAGGCATCCGCCTCGATCTTGTGGGCATTGAAGACGATGGCGCGGCGCCTGCGCGCGCTTTCCAGGCGCCCGCTGCGCAGTCATCCCCTATGGATACTTTCATGCAGATGACCGACACGACCGCGCCTTCGTCGGAAACTCCCTCCAACATATCCAATCCCGCGAAATCCATCAGCGAAGCATTGGGTGAGAATCCCTTTGAAGCTCAGCCCGGCGCTGCGGCACGAACGGCAGCGGAAAACCACGTAAACGCGAACAACACGTCGGTTAAAACGCCCAATGATTTATGGAAAGCGATTGCGCCGTGCTGGAACAGAATTGCCGACAAGAACACATTGCCAGTCGTCCTTGAGGTCAGTTTTTCGCCGATGGGCAATTTGGCCAAGCCTCCGACCATACGCAGAAACACGTCGATGCCGATCACCGATCAGATGTTGAGATCGGAAAGCCAAGCCATTTCGGCTCTATCACAATGCGGACCCTACCTCATGGTATTTGGCCAGGAGAACGTCAGTGTGGGTTTCCCAAAGAAAAGCTGATGGCTTAACAGATGATAAACTCGACGAGCACAAAATGGGAATTTTCTTCTGTGACGGGCGGTGTCGATGAATATTGGGCCTTTCTGTTAACAGACTTTTCAAGCGCTTGCGGAACATTCAAATTGTCTTATTTCAGGTATCTTATCGTCTAGCAGGGTGTTGAAGAAGTCGGCCATGGGATGGCTTTGAAAGTGGTCTCGTCGCCATTTAGGTAGCTAATTTCACCGATTAGGGAACCATCGGTCTGCAACTCGGCCCAGCCTGTTCCTTCGACGTGGTCGCCTTCGTCACCGCCGCTCCAATCGAAGTCAATTCCGCTGGGTGTGTATCCTATGTCAAGGCTAGCGTTCATGGCTCCATATGCCATTTCAGCATTCCCCTTGTCGTCGATCTCAATAAAAGCGGGTCCTGACAGGTCGAGATAGTCCCTGTCCCACAGGGCTGTCTCGACGATCCGCCACTTTCCCAGAAGCCTCATGTCGATGCCTGCAACAGTTTGGGTAATCGCACGAGATTGTAGGCCGCCATGGCGAAGGTAAAGCCCCACCCGACGCGATCTGTGCCTTTGAACCGCGTCTTTCGGGAGTTGCCAACGGTCTTCAGCCAACCGAAGCCTTCCTCGATGCGCTTACGTATCTTCTGGCTCATGGCGTAACCGGCATGACGGGTCGTGCGCCGATCAATGTTCGAGCGTCGGCCAGTATCATTCTGCGCGACGTGAGGGCGAACGTTCATCGACTTCAGTTCATTGACGAAGTCCTCGGCGTCGTAGCCCTTGTCGGCCCCAAGGCTGATAGCTTTGGGCCGGTCCGCACGCGGTTCGATCATCGATAACGCGGCAATGCGCTCGGCATGACCGTTTGCTGTGGTCATACGGGTGTCGACAATCAGGCCCGAGCGGTTCTCCATCAAGGTATGACCCATAAAGCAAAGCTTGGCCTCCATGCCCGGCCCTTTGCGGTAAAGCTTCGCCTCAGGGTCAGTCGTACTCTCATGGGTGTCGTTGGAGCGTTTTTGGCCTTTAAAATCGACATCAGCATTGCGACCACCCGAGCTTGGTGCCGGTGGGTCTTTGTCATCCTGCGCCCTTGCCTTAAAGCTTTTCATTGAAGCCCAGGCTTCGATCAAAGTGCCATCGACGCTGAAGTGGTCCGTTGAGAGCAAACGTTTTACGCGCGGCTGTGCCAACACGGCGGCCAAAAACTTGGCCGCAATCTCGCCTTCTAAAAGACGGTCACGGTTTTTAGAGAACGTCGAATGGTCCCATGCCGCACCGTCGATACCCAAGCCAACGAACCAGCGAAACAGCAGGTCAAACTCAAGACGTTCCATAAGCTGACGCTCCGAACGGATCGAGTAAAAGGCTTGCAAAAGCATGGCCCGCAGCAGCATCTCAGGGGCGATCGAGGGACGCCCCATGCCAGAGTAGAGCTTGGAAAAATCAACTGTCAGCGTCTCAAGAGCCGCATCTGACAGTTCGCGGATCGTCCGCAGCGGATGATCGCGGCGGACACGAGCCTCTATGTCGACATAGGAAAATAGAGAACCACTCCGACTGTCTGAACCACGCATAGCACGTCCTCGAACCTAACCATGGACCAAGTGAATCATGCCGAAAGTTCCGCCGCAAGTGACTTCTTCAACACCCTGCTAGGCCAAGGCCGACGAAGAGCCCGAATTATGGTCGATTATTTACAAGAAACTCAGTCTGCGCATCGCCTCTATGGCAACTGCAAGTGCAGATTAAGAATGTTCGATTGGCTCGGTGAAAATGCCGTATACTAACTTGGCTTAACACTCAGATGCTTCCTGCCCGCACAAGGCCCAAGCTCCAACATTTGTTCCACGAAAACCATTTGCAATTATCAAATTTTAGTTGAACGGCTTCTTGCCACATGTCCCACATTTATCAGCAACCGTTAATGGAATGAATGAAATTCCGACTTTGGATTTTGACGCAAATTTTGGCTGTACGACGTTTGCCCCGCAGTGTCGACATTTCGCCAGAATTACTGGCAGATCGATTGTTGCGATTACCAAAGCATAGAGAAATGGCAGTATCGGTAAACCGAGTTTGTCTCCTAGTAGCCCTACAACAAATATCCCCGGAACGGATATATAAGTTAAAATTAAAGCAAATTTGATATAAATTCTCATTTTAACATCCAGCATTATATATTGCGGGTGCATTGAAACCCACCTGTCCACCAATATTTGCATTAGCTGTGAAATCTGGTCCTCCGCGAGCAGCCGCCGCACCCCAGTCCCCTTTATTAGAGCCTAGCAATGAATATGAGCCGCTGCCACCAACCAGTAATTGACCGGAAGCTGTCGCCACAACATTTGCTGTTACGGGGGGTTGCGCCCCATTGCTTCCTTTTCCAAAGCCTACATTTGGTCCTTTACTAACACTTCCATAAACCCCGCCGCCGATGCCCACTCCCACTCCCACGCCCAACGTTATACCGATCTGCCCATTTCTTGGATTGAAGGTTAGTCCAACCGAACCGCTACCACCAAGGCCTGCATAGGCATCAAAACCGGCCCCAACCCCAAGCTGTGGAGCATTGCAGAGTACGTCCTTGAACGTAATAGTGCCGATAAAGCGCCCTATTGAACTTATTATCAGATCCGGTTGATAAGCCCAGGGGTCCGAGTAACTAGATGCGCTCGTCCAATTTGATTGCCAGTATCCCCATGGGTTCCCTCTAGCATTAGAGGTTTTTCCTGCGTAAGTTTCGATATCGTTTTGGTAGCCCAAGTACCTTGAACCTTCAGCACAAAGCGAAACCGGGCAGCTGTCGCCACCGCCACCTAACACAGGATGATACACACCATCTGCTCCACCAAAATAATTTCCATGACCAGTAAAATCACACGAAATGGCTCCGTCAGAAATCACGCGAAATGCACAGGCCCGAAGGATCAGTGCTATTCAATGGATCGTTTCCGACATACGCATACCAGTTCATTCCGTCGGAGTAGCCTAATGGATCCGTCTGCATGAAGCGACCAAGGCTTGGTGCGTACATGCGGGCCTTATAGTAGTAGAGGCTTACATCCGCGAGCCACACTTGCCCCGTGTAAAGAAAGCGGCTGTCAATTGTACCGTTGACTTTTGTTGGAAGGCCGTACGCATCGTAGATGTACTGCGCGAGTGTCGCGCCGGTGTCACCATTAATGGAAACGATTGACCCCCGCTCGTCACTGGCAAAGAAGCGCTTATCGAAACTGGCGCCGTTTTTCTCATACCATATCAACGGTTCGTCGTTGCCTGTGCCATGGACATAGCGGCGGACGATAACTCCCGAACTGTCGTACTCCGCAATTAAATTCACGCCATCATATAGGTACTGTCGCATCGCGCTTGAACCGGAACTTGCCATCCGCAATCTGCTCTCAGCGTCATATTTAAGCGTCGCGCCTGAGGTCGTCGAAATCAGCAGGTTAGAAGCGCTGTAGCTATAGGTCACCGCGCCGTCTGAACTCAAATTGCCGCGAGCATCATAACCGAGCGTGCTGGTACCCGCCGCAGTCATATGGTTGAGTCCATTAACGCCGTAGGTCGTAGTTCCGGCTACCGGCGCCGGGGGGTCAAAAATTGCCATGGAGTTGGAACGACTATTGATTTGGTCGGAGATAGTGTAGCCGAGCGTGATCGTGTTGCCTGGCAATGCTATCGTTTGCATACGTCGACTGGTGTCATAGCCATAAGACGCCAGTGTCAGTGCAGAGCCGTCGGCTTTTCGCGCCGTTGTTGAAGTCCGGCGGCCATAGTCATCGTAAGCGAAGTTGAGCGCCGACGTATTACCATCAACGCAGTTCGATCCGTTCTCGCAAATTCGAACCAATTCATTGGCATCACTATACCTATAAGTAACGTAGAATCCGTCGGGATAGGTCATTTGGCTGCGGCGGCCGATGGCGTCATACTGATAAGTTAAGGTCTGGTTCGTTGTTGTACTGGCATCTGCCGCCGTTAAGATATTCGTGGTCGCGGTCAACAACCAGCCCAAGGCATTATAGGTGTAGGCTTGCCGGGCCTGCGCTGCGTTGCTGAGTTGGCTCCACGTACTATTGCTCTTATGTTCGATGACCTGATCGAAGTTGTCATAGACGTAACTCTCGGCGACAGGCCCACTTTTCGATGTCAGGCGAAGCGCACTGTCGTAGCTGAACATAATCGTCTGATTGTCTCGCAAGGTGACCGTATTAGCAACGCTTCCCACCGAGCCTGTGCCAGTAACAGGCGCTGTGCGATAAGTCGTTTGCTCGCAATCGGTCGTCGAACTCTGGTGCAGAGTACTGGCTAGGGGATAACAGGTTTTAATCAAGCGATTGAACGTATCGTAAGTATAACTTGTTCTATTACCTTTGGCGTCTTCTACCCAGAGGAGATTTCCCGTTGAGGTGGCCCCACTGGTATCAAAAGACTTCAGCGAATCTGTACGCGCAAGTGTCGTGCCATATCCTGACGCCGTGCTCAGTAAAAGTCCTGTGACGTTATCATAATTATACTTTGTAATTTGATCTTTTGTCTCGCTGCCAGAGGCCGTTCCAAGAGAGCAGGCGCTCATATTGGATAGGTTGGCAAAATCCGCAATTTTAAAACGCTTTGCATCGCAATCCACCCTGAACATGGTGTCGTATGAGCGCTGACTTACAACTTTCGGCGTCCCGGTCGAAGCGCCGATAAAGTGACGAGAGATCGCTGGAAGCCCTGCCGCGTTGAATTCGATCGTGTCACTAGCCTGAATAGTCATCGAACCGAGGTCGGCGTAGGCCTGAGAATTTCGCGCCGCCGCTGTACCTCCGGAATAGGTCGAAGTTGGAACTGTACCTACATCCGTCCTCCAGGCCCGCCCCGCCCCATCGTACCAAGTGTGGCTTGCATGACGCTGGCGCGATCCAGATGAACCGTCCGGATCAGGACCAACAGTGCCCTCCACACGCCCCAAGGCGTCATAAAAGGTGTAGATTTCATCAACGGCACCGGGCATCGGCCCGTCGCTAACCACCACAGCACCATTGTCGTTGTAGGCTACAGTGGTTGTCTGAGCTAGGCTGCTATCGCCTCTGCTGACCGTCGTAGAAACCGGCAGGATGTTGCCGCCCGCAGCGTAGGCAGTCGTCGTCTTACGCTCGTCAATACCCCCTACGCAACCGGCCAAGCTCTGAGCCATACAACTTGACGTACCTATCTGGCGCCAAATTTGAGGCTGGTTCGACACCGTGGCATTGGGATATTTGGCCGTCGGCGTCTTCAGTTCGTAAGTAAAACGGGTCTCGGCTTGCACGCCATTGACGCTCGGTCTCCGGACCTTTGCGACTTCACCACTGCCGGAATGGTATTCGTAGTCCGTGCGGATGCCATTGGTGTCAGTGACGCTCAATGGTTTGTTGCAATATCTATAGTTTCCGTTTGTGACCGTCGGCGCGTCGCAGCTCGTCGCATAGATCGCCGTTGTAACAATGAGATTTGTGGCGGTTTCGTACACGCCCCCTGTAATTCCGTTCTTTGGAACAACAAAGGTCTTTTCGATGTTGCCGCGAACACCATACTTGTACGCTGTGAAGCCACCTGTTGATTCGCTGCCGTCAGGATTTATAACCTTAAAAACCCTGTCATAGCCATCGTATCTATATTCGGACTTCCGATTGGCTTCGTCTATTTGATAAATTATCTTCTTTTTACTATATTCAAAACCACTTTTTCTAACCGATCCGTTCGGAGCCTGCACCGTTGCCACGAATACTGTAGGCGTGACGGTATCATATCCATAGGAATAGGCCCAAGTAGAGGTACCAATCTGAATTGACTTAACACGTCCGGTGTAGGCGGTGTCGGTCGTAGGGTATAGCGTAACTGTTTTTGTTGGCCCGCCAGGAACGCTGATAGTGACCGTATCTCCGTTGATTGTGTAGCTGCCGATCGTCGTCCCATTCTGCGCCAGTGTCCGAGTTCCGCTGACAATATTAAGACTGGCGGCGGGAGCCCCAGAATTGGGCGTGCATGACGACGCGACGCACTGGCTGAGTGTTGTGTTCACGGCTGTTACACCTGTTACTACGTAACTGCTATTTACCGTGTATTTGAGGGCCCAGCCGAGTGAGTCATTTACAGTATTGATGGCACGAGGCGAACCATTTGAATCGTTGTAGTAGGCGATATCTGTCACCTCGCCGGCGGGCGAGGTGATTTTAGTCATAACCCCCTTCTGTCCCATTGCGGATCCGACGTAGACAACCTCCGTCGTATCGGCGAGCTTAAGGGTACAAGTGGCCTGGTAGTCATTTACCTGCTGCCCTGTGAAGCTTCCGCAATCGAATTTGGCGGGTGTCGGCACGCCAATCTCTTCGTAAGGTCCCGCACTAAACGACGCGGGATAGGATGGGTTCATATAATACCCGCTGCCCAGAAGGAAACGCATGACCTTGCCTCGAAAACTTACAAAGAGCCAGTAAGTCCCTGCCGGATACGCAGACCCCATAACAGCAGTGCCTTCGAAACCAACCACATAGCTCCCAGTGAAGTTATCAGTTGATACGACGGAACGATTGGACGCCTTTAGGAAAGCTTGCCCCGTGCGACTGATGCCGGCGGTCGCGACACTAAGGTCCGGAAGTGACAGATTGCCGGTCGCCAAATTGACACCGTTCTGATCGATTGCGCTGAGAAGCGGTGGCTGTTCGATCGATTGGGCTGTTGCAGCAGGACCGAATGCTAGTCCTGCCAAAACACCTGCCGCCAAGATGGCGCCCGTTACCGTTTGACGCATAGCTGCAAGCGTTATCATCCCCATTCCCCCATGGACCGCGTTATTTGGGCCAAATCGAACACAATTGCGGCTATCTGGCAAGGTCGCCAATATGGAGCATTTGTGATATTTGCTCGCATACAGGGCAAATAATTGATATTTTACAACTTATTTTTGTAAAATAATTTGCTTGCACGCTTTCGAATTGCCCCCGAATATCTGCAAGTTGGGGTGGAAAATTCGAGGGGCAATCATGCAACACAAGGCAACGGCGTTGACGCTACGACTCACAGGTCTGGGGTCCAGCCTTAGGGCGCTTTCTGCGGGCGTTTGCATGCTCGCCCTGCTTGCCACACCTGGTTTGGCTGGCACCCTGTCCTATTCTTACGACGACTTAGGCCGAGTGAAACGCGTCACGTATCCGAATGGCACCGTTGTCGATTATTCCTATGACTCCGCTGACAATCGCACGCAGGTGGTGCGTACGCCGCCGGCACCGAGCGCTGGCAACGTCTCGCTGACCACGGCTTACAATACAGCAGGCACAGTCGCCTTGGCGCCCGCCGGGTCGTGGACCTCACTTTCGGTCGTGACGACGCCCGCCAACGGCACGGCCTCGATATCCGGGTCTAATGCCACCTTCACGCCGAACGCGGGCTATATCGGTTCGACCAGCTTTACCTACAAGGCGAGTGGTGCCGGCGGAGATAGCGCTCCTGCGACCGTTAGTGTGACAGTTACTGCACCGGCAATTCCCACTGCGGGCAATGTGTCAATGACGACCGCGTACAATGCGGCAGGTTCGGTCACATTAGCGCCTGGTGGTGTCTGGACATCCTTATCGGTTGTTTCGCAGTCACCAAACGGCACGGCGGCGATTTCTGGAACGACGGCCACTTTCACACCAAACGCAGGGTTCATTGGCACCACAAGCTTTACCTATAAGGCGACGGGGCCTGGCGGCCAAAGCTCTTCGGCAACCGTCAACGTCACGGTCAACGCGCCTGCCGCGCCGACGGCGGCCAATGTCTCGTCGTCAACCAACTACAACACAGCGGCGTCGATCGCGCTTGCGCCAGGCGGTATGTACAACTCGCTTGCGATCGCCTCACAACCTGCCAATGGGACGGTTTCCGTTTCCGGAACGACGGCCACTTTTACGCCGAATACGGGCTTCATCGGGAACACCAGTTTCACTTACACGGCGTCCGGGCCCGGTGGCACCAGCGCACCTGGCACAGTTACCGTCAGCGTCGCGGCGCCGGCAGCCCCAACAGTAGGCAATGTCAGCCTCAGTACAGGATATAACACGTCCGGTACCGTGGCTCTGTCGCCTTCGGGCACTTACAGTTCACTGGCTATCGCATCACAGCCAGCCAACGGCTCAGCCTCCGTATCGGGCACTACGGCGACCTTCACGCCCAATGCAGGCTTTTATGGCAACACCAGCTTCACCTACACGGCCACAGGCGCGGGGGGAACAAGTTCGCCCGCAACCGTCAGTGTTAATGTTGCCACGCCACCAGCCCCTGCCGTAAGCAACGTAACTTTGAACACGGCTTACAATACCGCGGGCAGTGTCGCACTTGCACCCTCTGGGGTTTATAACTCCCTGTCCGTTGCGTCTCAGCCTGCTAATGGATCCGCTTCGATCTCCGGAACTGCGGCTACCTTCACGCCGAATACAGGCTTCTATGGAAACACCAGCTTCACCTATACGGCGACTGGCCCTGGCGGGACAAGCTCTCCAGCCACGGTGAGCGTGAACGTTGCGATACCCGCAGCGCCCACCGCAGGAAACGTGTCGTTGACGACGTCGTATAATACGGCAGGGTCTGTTGCTCTGGCACCTTCGGGCGTCTACACATCACTCGCCGTAGCCTCTCAGCCTGCCAACGGTACCGCTTCGATTTCGGGAACGACGGCAACCTTTACACCCAATTCAGGCTTCAGCGGAAACACGAGCTTCACCTATACCGTTAGCGGACCAGGCGGCACAAGCGCTCCCGCGACAGTTAGCGTCAATGTGCCGGCCTATGTTAACCAGCCACCAATATGCAACAACTGGCAACAAAGCTCTAGTTACCCGGCTCCGCCATATGGCCCGAACTCGATTACCCTTAATATTCCTGCTGCTGCATATCTTTACCAATGTCATGATCCTGACGGCGGAACTCTCTCGTTAGTTACTCCGACTATGCCCTACCCAATCACCGTGGTTCGTGGTCAGACGCGCTATGTTTCGTTTACCGTTTCTGACGGTCAAGGGGGCAGCAGCACAGCCACCCTTACAGTCATATTCCAGCCGTAGCTTGCTCATGAATACATTGAACTCTAAGGCGATCTAAACGCAAGCGGTGTCGTCCGCGGCATATTCGAGCGGTGAGGTGGACCAACAATCGTTGGGCAAGGAAATTGCCGTCGCGAATGGCGCTGCGTTTTTGATTGTTCAATCAACCTTACGCTGGCGAATCTAGCCGCGCCATTACCTGCCTCCTGGCGCCCGCACGCGCCCAAATTCCTAAATTTTCTAACCTGACAACTTCAAGGGCCCATTTCAGGAAAACACAATGCAATTCACCTCACCTATCTGTCGCCTTGCCTCAGCAAAGACGGCGGTTGCCGCTGCGCTGGTTGCGACGACTCTCTTCGCGGGGCAGCCCGCGCATGCCCAGCAGTATGCGAAGTTGAACATGCTGTGGGAGGTTCGTGTCAACGGAACCGATTATATGACCTCGACGAGCGCCACCGAACGCGATCTCTATACGTCTCGTGGCGCCGTAGTTATACCTGCCAGCGACAAACCTGGCCGGCACCGCAGCGTTCAACCGGTTGTATAATGGCACATTTGACCATATGGACTCGGTCCACACCGCAGAAGGTCCCTACTTCTTTGACACCACACTGGGTTACTCTTGGACCAGTCCGACGGCTGCCGCCGGCCTGACGGAAATCTCGCGTGCCTATAAGGCCAGAGGTAACCAAACGTGCATTTTTGTAGCATAAGCGGACAAATCAAGAACGGGTTCCGGTGCGCTATGCCAATAAGTGTGGAGTTGTTCTGCGGTTGTTGAGCAGCCTCAAGACGTAGGCAGCCCCCGCCAGCAGCGCAAGTGGTACGAACGGCCACGCCCAAGCAAATATCGACCAGGTCTTCTCTCCACTAGCCAATCCGAATACGGTAAGTGTGGTGGCAATTACCGCTACACCTGAGCATGCTACGGCAAACAGCTTTGGCCGCCAATTGATGAGGAACACTGCGGCGGAGATATTGAATAGGCCCATACCAAGGTTAAATAGCATAATGAATGGCGCGGCCCTGAAGTGATCAGCCGCAGCTTCCACCTGGCCATTCGCAAGTAGTAGGTTATGGTAGTAATCTGGCCGACCCAATAAAAAGGCTATTGCGTTTATGCCACCTATAAGGAAGAAAACTCCATATAGGGCCGTAACAGATCCGACACTCCATCGCCCGAGCGAAGTGATGAGTTTCATTGAATTGATCCTTTGATGAACGGCTGTCCATAAGCAGCCAATGGCGAAATCTATAGATTCGGAGTTTGATTTGATGAGGAGGAACTCCTGCCTCATTGCCTCCCCCCAATTGGATCGGTTGCCAGGCAGTATATGTGCCGCCAGAGCTATTAAAATGGAGGCCAATTTCATGCGCTGGCCGCCCTTGAAGGATTGCGAATGACGACCAATTCTGATCGTTGTAATAACGCGAGGGCCAATCCAGCGCTGGTTAGGCGGTAGGCATGGCGCGGCGGGCGCCCAGGCTGTGCAGCGGGGCGCCATTCCGCCTCAAGCAGCCCTTGATCGTGAAGCCTAATTAGTAGCGGATAAAGGGTGCCCGACTTAAGCTCCGTCTCTTTCAACAAGTCATATCCATAGCGCCAAGCCTGGGGCTGGCTTATAAGTACTGAAAGGACCGCACGGGTCTGATGTGAAATATTAGGCGCTCGTGTCATTCCGTCACTCTACATATGTAGATAATGAAGTCAAGCTCCCTGCTGCATTAGCGCAAAACATGTGTTTTCCGTCACCTTACCAGCCTCAGCGAAACTCGAGCCGTTTGTGCACTGATTTTGAGCGACAAACCCTGTCGGAATGGATAACTATACGGAAACTCAATTCTAGGTGATTTCCGTATATGCTTATTG contains:
- a CDS encoding prepilin-type N-terminal cleavage/methylation domain-containing protein, with protein sequence MTRKDSGFTLTEALIALLVISLALAGALQASRIVAKFNSRVVTQAKRDKDLISFQAQAAKRLLPLQPITDDKLKGDARQMAFPCDPTAPTPLCTLSAPTGTFVYLSGGSAHAVWPYGQPSSSTPSARLEAVALRDQQGKTLAVIKLPVEHAGDCQFDMISRNCREVSPQTEPDTSKVAMP
- a CDS encoding IS5 family transposase: MRGSDSRSGSLFSYVDIEARVRRDHPLRTIRELSDAALETLTVDFSKLYSGMGRPSIAPEMLLRAMLLQAFYSIRSERQLMERLEFDLLFRWFVGLGIDGAAWDHSTFSKNRDRLLEGEIAAKFLAAVLAQPRVKRLLSTDHFSVDGTLIEAWASMKSFKARAQDDKDPPAPSSGGRNADVDFKGQKRSNDTHESTTDPEAKLYRKGPGMEAKLCFMGHTLMENRSGLIVDTRMTTANGHAERIAALSMIEPRADRPKAISLGADKGYDAEDFVNELKSMNVRPHVAQNDTGRRSNIDRRTTRHAGYAMSQKIRKRIEEGFGWLKTVGNSRKTRFKGTDRVGWGFTFAMAAYNLVRLPKLLQAST
- a CDS encoding RHS repeat-associated core domain-containing protein, producing MITLAAMRQTVTGAILAAGVLAGLAFGPAATAQSIEQPPLLSAIDQNGVNLATGNLSLPDLSVATAGISRTGQAFLKASNRSVVSTDNFTGSYVVGFEGTAVMGSAYPAGTYWLFVSFRGKVMRFLLGSGYYMNPSYPASFSAGPYEEIGVPTPAKFDCGSFTGQQVNDYQATCTLKLADTTEVVYVGSAMGQKGVMTKITSPAGEVTDIAYYNDSNGSPRAINTVNDSLGWALKYTVNSSYVVTGVTAVNTTLSQCVASSCTPNSGAPAASLNIVSGTRTLAQNGTTIGSYTINGDTVTISVPGGPTKTVTLYPTTDTAYTGRVKSIQIGTSTWAYSYGYDTVTPTVFVATVQAPNGSVRKSGFEYSKKKIIYQIDEANRKSEYRYDGYDRVFKVINPDGSESTGGFTAYKYGVRGNIEKTFVVPKNGITGGVYETATNLIVTTAIYATSCDAPTVTNGNYRYCNKPLSVTDTNGIRTDYEYHSGSGEVAKVRRPSVNGVQAETRFTYELKTPTAKYPNATVSNQPQIWRQIGTSSCMAQSLAGCVGGIDERKTTTAYAAGGNILPVSTTVSRGDSSLAQTTTVAYNDNGAVVVSDGPMPGAVDEIYTFYDALGRVEGTVGPDPDGSSGSRQRHASHTWYDGAGRAWRTDVGTVPTSTYSGGTAAARNSQAYADLGSMTIQASDTIEFNAAGLPAISRHFIGASTGTPKVVSQRSYDTMFRVDCDAKRFKIADFANLSNMSACSLGTASGSETKDQITKYNYDNVTGLLLSTASGYGTTLARTDSLKSFDTSGATSTGNLLWVEDAKGNRTSYTYDTFNRLIKTCYPLASTLHQSSTTDCEQTTYRTAPVTGTGSVGSVANTVTLRDNQTIMFSYDSALRLTSKSGPVAESYVYDNFDQVIEHKSNSTWSQLSNAAQARQAYTYNALGWLLTATTNILTAADASTTTNQTLTYQYDAIGRRSQMTYPDGFYVTYRYSDANELVRICENGSNCVDGNTSALNFAYDDYGRRTSTTARKADGSALTLASYGYDTSRRMQTIALPGNTITLGYTISDQINSRSNSMAIFDPPAPVAGTTTYGVNGLNHMTAAGTSTLGYDARGNLSSDGAVTYSYSASNLLISTTSGATLKYDAESRLRMASSGSSAMRQYLYDGVNLIAEYDSSGVIVRRYVHGTGNDEPLIWYEKNGASFDKRFFASDERGSIVSINGDTGATLAQYIYDAYGLPTKVNGTIDSRFLYTGQVWLADVSLYYYKARMYAPSLGRFMQTDPLGYSDGMNWYAYVGNDPLNSTDPSGLCISRDF